The genomic interval ACAACGCGGTGGCCGGCTATCTGCTCGCCGCGGAGGACGCGGTGCGCGGCTCGGGTCTCGACTGGACGTGCGTCCGTCCGACGAGCTTCATGACCAACGCACTGCGACTCGCGGACCAGATCCGCGAGGGTGACACGGTCCGGGTGCCGTTCCCGGACGCGCGGACCACCGACATCGACCCCTACGACATCGCCCAGGTAGCCCAACGCGCCCTGCTGTCCGACGAGTTCGCGGGCCGCGTGCTCGAGGTCACGGGCCCCGAGGCGCTGTTGCCCGCCGACCGGGTCCGGATCCTCGGCGAGGCACTGGGCCGGAACCTGCACGCCGTGGGACTGGGGCACGAGGAGGCACGCGCCGAGATGGAGGCAACGGGCATGCCGAAGCCGTATGTCGACGCCTTCTTCGCCTTCTTCGTGGACGGCACCCTGGACGAGTCGGTGGCGCTGCCCACGGTGGAACAGGTCACGGGACGCCCACCGCGCACCTTCGCCCAGTGGGCCCGGGACCACGCGGACGCCTTCCGGTGAGGTGAGCGGGACGAGGTGAGGCGACCACGACCGCTCACGCGTGGCGCGCCGTCCGCGGCGAGTGGGGCACGGTGAGACGACGACGACCGCTGCCGCGCGTGACACGCCGTCCGCGTGCGCTCGGTGAGCCCCCGCATCAGCCCAGCCACCCAACGCCACCCAGGCCCACGATCACCACCAGGACGCGGCACCCGGCCCACAACCCACGACAACACACCCGAACGACCCGACCACGACCGCCGACGCACATGACACGCCGTCCGCATGCGCACGCAGCACCCCCGCACCAGCCCCGCCACCCACCACCGCCCCAGGCCCACGATCACCACGACCAGGACGCGGCACCCGGCCCACGCTCCACGACCACACACCCGAACGACGCGACTACGCCCCGACTACGACCGCTGACGCGCGTGATACGACGTCCGCGTGTGCTCGGTGTGCTCCCGCATGATCGCGGTGGCGCGCTGCTCGTCACGGTCGGCGATCGCGGCGATCAGCTCACGGTGCTCGATCCAGGACTGACGTCCGCGCTGCCGGGCGACCGGCGTGTAGTACCAGCGCACCCGCCGGTCCACCTGCCCCGCCAACTCCGCGAGGACCGCGTTGCCCGCCAACTCCATGACCTTCGCGTGGAGTCGGGCGTTGAGGGCGACCGCTGCATCCACGTCGTCCGCGGCGACCGCGCTCTCCCCCTGCGCGCACAGGTCCTCCAGCACGGCGATCCCGGCGCTGCCCGCGTTCGCGGCGGCCAGCCGGGCCGCCTCGGCCTCCAACAGCGTGCGCACGGTAAGGAGTTGGTCCGCCTCCTCGTCGGTCGGCTCATGCACGAACGCACCCTGAGCCGGCCGCAGATCCACCCACCCCTCGGTGTTCAACCGCTGCAGGGCCTCCCGCACCGGCTGCCGGGACACCCCCAGATGACCCGCCAGCTCACTCTCCACCAGATGCTGACCCGGCTGGAGAGCACGGGTCGTGATGAGTTCGAGCAGCGCCTCGTACACGCGATCACGCAGCGGACCGGGACGTTCCAGTTTCGGTACGGCTCCCTGCGGCAGACCTGTCGACAACATCGCGGCCCCTCCTCGACGGCGGACACCCGCGGGCATCCCCGGACGCCCCCGACTCGTTGCCTTTTGTCTACAGTCTACGGCGTACAGCGGCCAGGTAAACCGCGCGTCGGCCTCGCCACAGCCCGCAGGTCAGGGGCAGCGGACGACCTGCCCGGCATAGGACAGGTTCCCGCCGAACCCGAACAGCAGCACCGGGTCCCCGGTCGAGATCTCGCCCTGCTCGACCAGCTTGGAGAACGCCAGGGGAATGCTGGCCGCGGACGTGTTCCCGGACTCGGTGACGTCCCGGGCCACCACGGCGTTGACCGCGCCGATCTTCTGCGCGAGCGGCTCGATGATCCGCAGGTTCGCCTGGTGCAGCACGACCGCGGCGAGGTCCTCGGGGGTGAGCCCGGCGCGTTCACAGGCCTGCCGGGCCAGTGCCGGAAGCTTCGTGGTCGCCCAGCGGTAGACGCTCTGCCCCTCCTGCGCGAACCGGGCCGGCTCGCCCTCGATCCGCACGGCGTGCCCCATCTCGGGCACCGACCCCCACAGCACGGGCGAGATACCGGGTACGTCGGCCCCCTCGACGACCGCCGCCCCCGCCCCGTCCCCGACGAGGACACAGGTGGTGCGGTCGCTCCAGTCGGTCACCGCGGACATCTTGTCGGCGCCGATCACCAGCGCCCGGGTCGCCGCACCGGCCCGGACGGTGTGGTCGGCGGTGGCCAGCGCGTGGGTGAAACCGGCGCACACCACGTTGACGTCCATCGCGGCGGGCGAGGGGATGCCGAGCCGGGCCGCGACCCGGGCGGCCATGTTCGGGGACCGGTCGACGGCGGTCGAGGTGGCGACCAGGACCAGGTCGATGTCGGCGGGGGTGAGCCCGGCCGCGGCCAGCGCCTTGGCGGCGGCGTGGGAGGCGAGCTCGTCGACCGGCTCGTCCGGGCCGGCGATGTGGCGGGTCCGGATGCCCACCCGGGACCTGATCCACTCGTCGCTGGTGTCGACCAGGCCCGCCAGATCCTCGTTGGTGAGCACCCTGGCGGGCTGGTAGTGGCCGACTGCGGCGATCCGCGAGCCGTTCATGGAGGGTCCCCCTCGTTGCCTTGGGTAGCGGGATCCTCCAGTCTGATCAGTGACTCACGGGTACGCGGGCACGTAAGGCCACAGGAAACGGGCGCCCGAGTTGTCGGCTTCGCTCACCCCTCGGACGCCCGGACCCCTTCCGAACAGTTACTTGGTGAACAGCTGCGTGGCCTTCTGCACGAGCTCGTAGAGCCCGTAGACGAGCGGTGTGCCCACCCACACCCAGGCCAGGGCGATGAGGGGGCGCCGGTCAGGCGGACTCTGACTGCTGTCGGGCTGTGACATCGGCGGCCTCCCTCGGTGCGGGAATGTGGTGACGGGCACTGACGGGGCGGACCAGCTCGTTGGCGACGAAGCCGACGACGAGCAGCCCGATCATGATCATGAAGGAGAGACTGTAGAGGTCGGACCCGCTCTTGCCCGCGTCCTCCTGCCGGTCGGCGATCCAGTTCACGATCAGTGGTCCGAGGACCCCGGCCGTGGACCAGGCGGTCAGCAGCCGGCCATGGATGGCGCCGACCTGGTAGGCGCCGAAGAGGTCCTTCAGATAGGCGGGGATCGTCGCGAAACCGCCGCCGTAGAAGGACAGGATCACCAGCGCGCACAGGATGAACAGCGGCTTCGACGAGTCGCCGAACAGGGCGATGAGCCCGTACATCACCGCGCCCACGCCCAGGTAGACGCGGTAGATGTTCTTCCGTCCGATCAGGTCGGACGTCGACGACCAGCCGATCCGGCCCGCCATGTTGGCGGCCGACAGCAGCGCGACGAAGCCGGCCGCGGCCGACACCGAGACCGGGGTCGAGGTCTCCTTGAAGAAGTCGGTGATCATCGGGGCGGCCTTCTCCAGGATGCCGATGCCCGCGGTGACGTTCATGCAGAGCACGACCCACAGACACCAGAACTGGGGCGTGCGCACGGCGTTGCGCGCCGAGACCTGCGGCCCTTCGAAGGCGCTGGGCGCGCTCTCGACCGGCTTCTC from Streptomyces sp. CC0208 carries:
- a CDS encoding beta-ketoacyl-ACP synthase III, with the protein product MNGSRIAAVGHYQPARVLTNEDLAGLVDTSDEWIRSRVGIRTRHIAGPDEPVDELASHAAAKALAAAGLTPADIDLVLVATSTAVDRSPNMAARVAARLGIPSPAAMDVNVVCAGFTHALATADHTVRAGAATRALVIGADKMSAVTDWSDRTTCVLVGDGAGAAVVEGADVPGISPVLWGSVPEMGHAVRIEGEPARFAQEGQSVYRWATTKLPALARQACERAGLTPEDLAAVVLHQANLRIIEPLAQKIGAVNAVVARDVTESGNTSAASIPLAFSKLVEQGEISTGDPVLLFGFGGNLSYAGQVVRCP
- a CDS encoding GntR family transcriptional regulator, with the protein product MLSTGLPQGAVPKLERPGPLRDRVYEALLELITTRALQPGQHLVESELAGHLGVSRQPVREALQRLNTEGWVDLRPAQGAFVHEPTDEEADQLLTVRTLLEAEAARLAAANAGSAGIAVLEDLCAQGESAVAADDVDAAVALNARLHAKVMELAGNAVLAELAGQVDRRVRWYYTPVARQRGRQSWIEHRELIAAIADRDEQRATAIMREHTEHTRTSYHARQRS
- a CDS encoding OFA family MFS transporter — protein: MSPPVAPPGWSRWLVPPAALSVHLSIGQAYAWSVFKPPLESALGLSGTQSALPFQLGIVMLGLSAAFGGTLVERNGPRWAMTVALVCFSSGFLLSALGAATEQYWLIVLGYGFVGGIGLGIGYISPVSTLIKWFPDRPGMATGIAIMGFGGGALIASPWSAQMLESFGSDSSGIALAFLVHGLSYAVFMLLGVLLVRVPRSEKPVESAPSAFEGPQVSARNAVRTPQFWCLWVVLCMNVTAGIGILEKAAPMITDFFKETSTPVSVSAAAGFVALLSAANMAGRIGWSSTSDLIGRKNIYRVYLGVGAVMYGLIALFGDSSKPLFILCALVILSFYGGGFATIPAYLKDLFGAYQVGAIHGRLLTAWSTAGVLGPLIVNWIADRQEDAGKSGSDLYSLSFMIMIGLLVVGFVANELVRPVSARHHIPAPREAADVTARQQSESA
- a CDS encoding NAD(P)H-binding protein; the encoded protein is MFLVTGATGNVGAELVRALAESGERVRAVSRSGRREGLPPGVEAVAGDLNRPESVRDALDGVRGLFLMPGYEGQRQILADARAAAVRRVVLLSGLSAGTGDRDNAVAGYLLAAEDAVRGSGLDWTCVRPTSFMTNALRLADQIREGDTVRVPFPDARTTDIDPYDIAQVAQRALLSDEFAGRVLEVTGPEALLPADRVRILGEALGRNLHAVGLGHEEARAEMEATGMPKPYVDAFFAFFVDGTLDESVALPTVEQVTGRPPRTFAQWARDHADAFR